The following are encoded together in the Silurus meridionalis isolate SWU-2019-XX chromosome 2, ASM1480568v1, whole genome shotgun sequence genome:
- the pou4f2 gene encoding POU domain, class 4, transcription factor 2: MMMMMMSVNSSSKQSFVMPHTSLPEPKYSSLHSSSTPTSSSSNSASSTSSSTLTSDSHSSSCSSSRHSSSISTSIISTSISSSVSSEAMRRAGLPTPPSNIFGGLDESLLARAEALAAVDIVSQTKSHHQHQQQHHHPHHPPHPHQSHPPPHHSPFKPDATYHAMNALPCTSSTSSSSSSSVPISHSSALGGGGNGGHHHHHHHHHHHHPQSHQALEGELLEHLSPGLALAGAAMDGSVVSTPAGHMAGVNHPMHQAAINMAAAAAAHAHAHAHAHAHAHAHALPSAHHLGCPSDVDADPRDLEAFAERFKQRRIKLGVTQADVGAALANLKIPGVGSLSQSTICRFESLTLSHNNMIALKPILQAWLDEAEKSHREKLSKPELFNGAEKKRKRTSIAAPEKRSLEAYFAIQPRPSSEKIAAIAEKLDLKKNVVRVWFCNQRQKQKRMKYSACV; the protein is encoded by the exons atgatgatgatgatgatgtcggTGAACAGCAGTAGCAAGCAGTCGTTTGTTATGCCTCACACCTCTTTACCCGAGCCCAAGTACTCTTCCTTGCATTCCTCTTCTACTCCGACTTCTTCTTCGTCCAATTCAGCCTCGTCCACCTCGTCCTCCACTTTGACTTCGGACTCGCATTCGTCGTCCTGCTCGTCCTCACGacacagcagcagcatcagcaCCAGCATCATCAGTACCAGCATCAGCAGCAGCGTCAGCTCAGAGGCAATGCGCCGTGCGGGTCTCCCGACCCCACCG AGCAACATATTCGGCGGCTTGGATGAGAGTCTGCTGGCTCGCGCCGAAGCTCTGGCGGCGGTGGACATCGTCTCGCAGACCAAAAGTCACcaccagcaccagcagcagcaccaccacCCTCACCATCCTCCGCATCCACACCAGTCTCACCCTCCGCCTCACCACAGCCCGTTTAAGCCGGACGCGACCTACCACGCCATGAACGCGTTGCCGTGCACGTCCTCGACCTCCTCGTCGTCGTCCTCGTCCGTCCCAATCTCTCACTCGTCTGCGCTGGGTGGCGGCGGCAACGGaggccaccaccaccatcatcaccaccatcaccaccaccaccctcaGTCTCACCAAGCGCTCGAAGGGGAGCTTCTCGAGCACCTCAGCCCGGGCCTTGCGCTTGCAGGGGCAGCCATGGACGGATCGGTGGTGTCCACGCCGGCGGGACACATGGCCGGCGTGAACCACCCCATGCACCAGGCAGCCATCAACatggcggcggcggcggcggcgcaCGCCCACGCCCACGCGCACGCCCACGCCCACGCGCACGCCCACGCGCTCCCCTCGGCGCACCACCTGGGCTGCCCGAGCGACGTGGACGCCGATCCGCGGGACCTCGAGGCGTTCGCCGAGCGCTTCAAGCAGCGGCGCATCAAGCTCGGCGTGACGCAGGCTGACGTGGGCGCGGCGCTCGCCAACCTCAAGATACCCGGCGTGGGCTCGCTCAGCCAGAGCACGATCTGCCGCTTCGAGTCGCTCACGCTCTCGCACAACAACATGATCGCTCTCAAACCCATTCTCCAGGCGTGGCTCGACGAGGCCGAGAAGTCGCACCGCGAGAAGCTCAGCAAGCCCGAGCTCTTCAACGGCGCAGAGAAGAAGCGCAAGCGCACGTCCATCGCGGCGCCCGAAAAGCGCTCCCTCGAGGCCTACTTCGCCATCCAGCCGCGACCCTCGTCCGAAAAAATCGCCGCCATCGCTGAAAAGCTGGACCTCAAAAAGAACGTTGTGCGCGTCTGGTTCTGCAACCAGAGGCAGAAACAAAAACGCATGAAATACTCGGCgtgcgtgtaa